In Clostridium sp. DL-VIII, the following proteins share a genomic window:
- a CDS encoding CoA transferase subunit A, whose protein sequence is MTKIKTIQEAVESIKDGMKIMTAGFLGIGAPLKVINALAEKNVKDLTLIQAVSAHPGETHDIGKLVANKQIKKFIGSHIGTCPEIQEQYTAGTLEVEFIPMGTIVECIRAGGAGLGAVITPTGLGTEIENGRDKLTVNGKEYLVFPAIKADVALIKGYKADKLGNIIYRGTTKGTNTNMALAADLVIAEVDEIVEVGEIPPDSVGTPGILVDMIVQGDSFEERKNYFEELWTRTNQIK, encoded by the coding sequence ATGACAAAGATTAAAACAATACAAGAAGCAGTAGAAAGTATTAAAGATGGAATGAAAATTATGACGGCAGGTTTTTTAGGAATAGGTGCTCCATTAAAAGTTATAAATGCATTAGCAGAAAAAAATGTTAAGGATCTTACGCTTATCCAAGCTGTATCAGCTCATCCAGGAGAGACTCACGATATTGGGAAGCTAGTAGCCAATAAGCAAATAAAAAAATTTATAGGCTCACATATTGGAACTTGTCCAGAAATACAAGAGCAATATACTGCAGGTACATTAGAAGTGGAATTTATACCTATGGGGACTATAGTAGAATGTATAAGAGCTGGGGGAGCTGGACTTGGTGCAGTTATAACTCCAACTGGACTTGGAACTGAAATTGAAAATGGAAGAGATAAACTTACTGTAAATGGAAAGGAATACTTGGTATTTCCAGCAATAAAGGCAGATGTTGCATTAATCAAGGGATATAAAGCTGATAAACTTGGTAATATAATATATAGAGGAACAACTAAAGGAACAAATACAAATATGGCACTTGCAGCTGATTTGGTTATAGCTGAAGTAGATGAAATTGTTGAAGTTGGTGAAATTCCACCTGATAGCGTTGGAACACCAGGAATATTAGTAGATATGATAGTCCAAGGCGATTCTTTTGAAGAGAGAAAAAATTATTTTGAAGAATTATGGACAAGAACTAACCAAATAAAATAG
- a CDS encoding 3-oxoacid CoA-transferase subunit B: protein MNSKEIIARRIAKEFKEGMVANLGFGIPNMAANYLPEGMEIILQCENGALKFGATPGIVEADPDLANSGGAPITLLPGASTFEMDLSFAIIRGGHVDITALGALEVDQEGNIANWNIPKVFAPGMGGAMDLLVGAKYVIAALSHTDKKGNPKVLKKCTLPLSAKQCVNLIITDKAVMKVTDKGLILMEVAPGVTVEEVVSITDADLIIADDINEMEI from the coding sequence ATGAATAGTAAAGAAATAATTGCAAGAAGAATCGCAAAAGAGTTTAAAGAGGGAATGGTTGCCAATTTAGGATTTGGAATACCTAATATGGCTGCAAACTATTTACCAGAAGGAATGGAAATAATACTTCAATGTGAAAATGGTGCATTGAAATTTGGAGCAACTCCAGGTATCGTTGAAGCTGATCCGGACTTAGCTAATTCTGGCGGAGCCCCAATTACTTTATTGCCAGGAGCATCAACATTTGAAATGGATCTATCTTTTGCAATAATAAGGGGTGGACATGTTGATATAACTGCATTAGGTGCTTTAGAGGTTGATCAAGAAGGAAATATCGCCAATTGGAATATACCGAAAGTTTTTGCACCAGGCATGGGTGGTGCAATGGATCTTTTAGTAGGAGCAAAATATGTAATAGCTGCCTTAAGTCATACTGATAAAAAAGGTAATCCAAAAGTGTTAAAGAAATGTACATTACCTCTATCGGCTAAACAATGTGTTAATCTTATAATTACAGATAAAGCGGTTATGAAAGTCACAGATAAAGGATTAATATTAATGGAAGTGGCACCAGGAGTAACGGTTGAAGAAGTAGTAAGCATCACTGATGCTGACTTAATAATAGCTGATGATATTAATGAAATGGAAATATAA
- a CDS encoding iron-siderophore ABC transporter substrate-binding protein, translating into MKLKGITTIILACTLLITGCSSQAGQNQDKSNVGQSVSVTYPLTIKHAFGETVIEKQPEKVVTISWGNQDVPLALGVVPVGVSKANYGKADENGLLPWTAEKYKELGVEKPVTFDDIDGLDYEAISNANPDVILAAYSGITQEEYDMLSKIAPVVAYPKLPWQTYWRDQITTNATAIGKKDEGDKLVSNLEDLIAEKTSEYPNLKGKKAAFCYFNPADLGKFYIYLPTDPRAAYLTDLGLEFPDSVQKLAQTSDSFALEISSENIDKLSDIDVIVTYGNDTLLKQLQSDPLLGTVPAIKRGSVALIEDGSTLAASCTPSALSIPKTIDEYLKIIGEAADKVQ; encoded by the coding sequence ATGAAATTAAAAGGAATAACGACAATCATTCTTGCTTGTACTTTATTAATAACAGGATGCTCAAGTCAGGCAGGACAAAATCAAGATAAATCTAATGTGGGGCAAAGTGTTTCTGTAACTTATCCATTAACAATTAAACATGCTTTTGGAGAAACTGTAATTGAAAAGCAGCCAGAAAAGGTTGTTACAATTTCTTGGGGAAATCAAGATGTTCCTTTAGCATTAGGAGTTGTACCAGTTGGCGTATCTAAGGCTAACTATGGAAAAGCAGACGAAAATGGTTTATTACCATGGACAGCAGAAAAGTACAAGGAATTAGGTGTAGAAAAGCCTGTTACTTTTGATGATATAGACGGTTTGGATTATGAAGCTATTAGCAATGCTAACCCAGATGTTATATTAGCTGCATATTCAGGAATTACACAAGAGGAATACGATATGTTAAGTAAAATTGCTCCTGTTGTAGCATATCCTAAACTTCCATGGCAAACATATTGGCGTGATCAAATAACAACTAATGCAACTGCAATTGGCAAAAAGGATGAAGGAGATAAATTAGTTTCAAATTTAGAAGATCTAATAGCGGAAAAAACTAGTGAGTACCCTAATCTTAAAGGTAAAAAAGCTGCATTTTGTTACTTTAACCCTGCTGATTTAGGTAAGTTCTACATATATCTCCCAACAGATCCTCGTGCAGCATATCTGACAGATTTAGGATTAGAATTTCCTGATAGTGTTCAAAAATTAGCGCAGACTTCAGATAGCTTTGCTCTTGAAATTAGTTCAGAAAATATTGATAAGTTATCAGATATAGATGTTATTGTGACTTATGGAAATGATACATTATTAAAGCAATTACAATCAGATCCATTACTTGGAACAGTTCCAGCAATAAAAAGAGGTTCGGTTGCACTTATAGAAGATGGATCAACACTTGCAGCATCTTGTACCCCTAGTGCACTATCAATTCCGAAAACAATTGATGAATATCTAAAGATAATTGGAGAGGCAGCAGATAAAGTACAATGA
- a CDS encoding iron chelate uptake ABC transporter family permease subunit: protein MRITKTIGIYLVSIIFLGICIIVSLAWGSKNIEFGQAINALLNSDDMSFASLVVRERIPRTIFSIMAGASLGISGALMQSITRNPIADPSILGVNTGASLFVVIGIAFFNINSANQYIWAALAGAGVTSIFVYGIASIGSGGMTPIKLALAGSATSAVLTSLVSAIILPRSEVMDKFRFWQVGSVSGATWESINLILPFLIVGLIISIAATPALDVLALGDEVATGLGVNIGIIRIICAIAGVILCGAITAIAGPIGFVGLMIPHSIRLIFGSNLRGLVPMSAIGGAMLLTISDVFGRVIGSPGELQVGIITAFLGAPILIIIARKAKVRSI from the coding sequence ATGAGAATTACAAAAACAATAGGAATATACTTAGTAAGTATTATTTTTCTAGGTATATGTATAATAGTATCACTAGCATGGGGGTCAAAAAATATAGAGTTTGGTCAAGCAATTAATGCTTTATTAAATAGTGACGATATGTCTTTTGCTTCATTAGTAGTTCGTGAACGTATTCCAAGAACTATTTTTAGTATTATGGCAGGAGCTTCTCTCGGAATATCAGGAGCTCTTATGCAGTCAATCACTAGAAATCCAATAGCAGATCCAAGTATCTTAGGCGTTAATACAGGTGCATCTTTATTTGTTGTAATTGGGATAGCATTTTTCAATATAAATTCAGCTAATCAATATATTTGGGCTGCACTGGCTGGAGCAGGGGTAACCTCAATATTTGTTTACGGTATAGCATCTATTGGAAGTGGCGGTATGACACCAATAAAGCTTGCTTTAGCAGGCTCAGCTACCAGTGCAGTTCTAACCTCTTTAGTAAGTGCAATTATACTTCCTAGAAGTGAAGTAATGGATAAGTTTAGATTTTGGCAGGTTGGAAGTGTGAGTGGTGCGACTTGGGAGAGCATTAATTTAATTCTGCCATTTTTAATAGTTGGATTGATAATAAGTATAGCAGCAACGCCAGCACTTGATGTTTTAGCTTTAGGTGATGAGGTTGCAACTGGTTTAGGTGTAAATATAGGGATTATTAGAATTATATGTGCAATTGCAGGGGTTATATTATGTGGTGCAATTACTGCAATTGCAGGACCTATTGGATTTGTAGGATTAATGATACCGCACAGCATACGTCTTATTTTTGGTTCAAATCTAAGGGGATTAGTTCCTATGTCAGCTATCGGAGGAGCAATGCTTTTAACAATTTCAGATGTTTTTGGAAGAGTAATTGGAAGTCCTGGTGAACTTCAGGTGGGAATTATTACTGCATTTTTAGGAGCACCAATTCTCATTATCATTGCAAGGAAAGCGAAGGTGAGATCTATATGA